The Dreissena polymorpha isolate Duluth1 chromosome 10, UMN_Dpol_1.0, whole genome shotgun sequence genome includes a region encoding these proteins:
- the LOC127848911 gene encoding collagen alpha-2(VIII) chain-like, producing MIFAIVVIFLLGLCRAQTCEKKVERLQIQVNELSEQVSRQMALIETMQTSMESHVHGRSVEKRAGTASVAFMANLDHTVEVLHVNQRIEFNNVMLNTGGGYSSSGLFIAPVSGTYLFAFSIHMNRYQQIFTQLMINGNPVNSAITESFSNYGDTQGTAVSIAYVNAGWHVWVEMFHDQQTRIEGSYGGSSFCGTLLA from the exons ATGATATTCGCAATAGTTGTCATATTTCTGCTAGGACTGTGCAGGGCGCAAACGTGCGAAAAGAAGGTGGAGCGCCTTCAAATTCAGGTCAACGAGCTCAGTGAGCAGGTTAGTCGCCAGATGGCGCTAATAGAGACGATGCAGACCAGTATGGAGAGCCACGTGCACGGTCGCTCTGTAGAGAAAC GTGCGGGGACAGCCAGCGTGGCCTTCATGGCAAACCTGGATCATACAGTGGAGGTACTTCACGTCAACCAGCGCATCGAGTTCAACAACGTGATGTTAAATACCGGAGGAGGATACTCCAGCAGTGGCCTGTTCATTGCACCCGTTAGCGGCACATACCTGTTCGCGTTTTCAATTCACATGAATCGGTATCAACAGATATTTACACAACTGATGATCAATGGGAACCCTGTGAATTCAGCCATCACCGAATCTTTCAGCAATTATGGTGACACCCAGGGTACCGCCGTGTCAATTGCGTATGTGAATGCAGGATGGCATGTTTGGGTGGAGATGTTTCATGACCAACAGACGAGGATTGAGGGAAGTTACGGAGGAAGTTCTTTCTGTGGCACGCTCTTAGCGTAA
- the LOC127847885 gene encoding uncharacterized protein LOC127847885, translating into MLLTRCAFDILNIVYENLQMLKPPHGISSNDEAKFDNIFELIMSTFKSICLPVNEYPDMLPDFTYPQNIDKAIEIVATAPGVVLCVKKRGMLEIYIDQSKTKHVTTDIIRNALHVNDVINFTFVYCKTKQLSLYESGDSVFQSLGTLGGFVRKVALPSVSLRDQSRDSAQSVGSMSANTVALVSRHVVQLAQLPVLVVDSNAMPIGNIGNIHQNAEIDILPVDVDEACVHLCDPKFRTDLNVRMYAKLRKSGDLRALRGSIVHLWGAMSQPGHGILVEHDATAGNGLRIIIRDRRREAPFAQEGDSGAMVCYHDRENDV; encoded by the exons ATGCTTTTAACACGTTGTGCATTTGATATACTAAATATCGTCTATGAAAATTTACAAATGCTAAAGCCACCACACGGAATTTCAA GTAACGATGAGGCCAAATTTGATAACATTTTTGAGTTAATAATGTCAACTTTCAAAAGTATTTGCCTCCCTGTGAACGAATATCCCGATATGTTACCCGACTTCACTTACCCGCAAAACATTGACAAG GCTATAGAAATTGTAGCCACTGCACCCGGAGTTGTTTTGTGCGTAAAAAAGCGTGGGATGCTGGAAATTTATATTGATCAATCTAAAACGAAACATGTCACTACTGACATAATTCGCAACGCGTTACATGTCAATGATGTCATAAACTTTACGTTCGTCTATTGCAAAACAAAGCAATTATCTCTGTATGAGTCTGGAGATTCTGTTTTCCAATCACTTGGAACGCTCGGCGGCTTTGTAAGGAAGGTTGCATTGCCAAGTGTATCTCTAAGAGATCAAAGCAGGGATTCGGCGCAGAGTGTTGGTTCCATGAGTGCAAATACCGTCGCTCTTGTTTCTCGTCACGTGGTTCAATTAGCACAGCTTCCTGTTTTAGTTGTGGACTCTAATGCAATGCCAATAggtaacattggaaacatacacCAAAATGCAGAAATAGACATATTGCCAGTGGATGTCGATGAGGCATGTGTTCATCTTTGCGACCCCAAGTTCAGGACAGATCTTAATGTCAGAATGTACGCAAAACTAAGAAAATCTGGAGATTTGCGAGCCTTGCGTGGATCGATCGTGCACTTATGGGGCGCAATGTCTCAGCCTGGCCACGGAATACTCGTCGAGCATGATGCAACCGCCGGAAATGGCCTTCGAATCATTATTCGTGACCGCCGTAGAGAGGCGCCTTTCGCGCAAGAGGGCGACAGTGGGGCAATGGTCTGCTACCACGATCGTGAAAATGACGTTTAA